In Streptomyces sp. NBC_01717, one DNA window encodes the following:
- a CDS encoding MarR family winged helix-turn-helix transcriptional regulator has product MDMPLDQIEFETMLLSRYMHLLTYRGSGRLDRSAYILLSRIQAEGPLSISQLSDAFGLDTSTLNRQTAAMLRAGVVERIPDPEGGIARKFAISAEGKRRLDNDRAKNVNGLSHVLADWTPEEAAQLAHCLGRLNRDIERLDGRPWPRD; this is encoded by the coding sequence GTGGACATGCCCCTTGACCAGATCGAGTTCGAGACCATGCTTCTCAGTCGGTACATGCATCTGCTCACGTACCGGGGCAGCGGGCGACTCGACCGCAGTGCCTACATCCTCCTCAGTCGCATCCAGGCCGAGGGTCCGTTGTCCATCAGTCAGCTCAGCGACGCCTTCGGCCTGGACACCTCCACCCTCAACCGCCAGACCGCCGCCATGCTGCGAGCCGGTGTCGTCGAGCGCATCCCCGACCCCGAGGGCGGTATCGCCCGCAAGTTCGCCATCAGCGCCGAAGGCAAGCGCCGCCTGGACAACGACCGGGCCAAGAACGTGAACGGCCTGTCCCATGTGCTGGCCGACTGGACGCCCGAGGAGGCGGCCCAGCTCGCGCACTGCCTCGGGCGCCTCAACCGCGACATCGAGCGCCTCGACGGCCGTCCCTGGCCCCGCGACTGA